One stretch of Serinicoccus hydrothermalis DNA includes these proteins:
- the rplI gene encoding 50S ribosomal protein L9 — protein MKIILTQPVTGLGEAGDVVDVKDGYARNYLLPRKVATAWTKGGQKQVDSIKAARDKRAVRSAEDAAAAKARLEGAEITVAARAGSGGRLFGAVTPAEIAEAIAASGGPSVDKRRIEVRTPIRNVGDHAVHVRLHEDLAADVTVSVVASA, from the coding sequence ATGAAAATCATCCTGACCCAGCCCGTCACCGGCCTCGGTGAGGCCGGCGACGTCGTCGACGTCAAGGACGGCTACGCCCGCAACTACCTGCTGCCCCGCAAGGTGGCGACCGCCTGGACCAAGGGCGGCCAGAAGCAGGTCGACTCGATCAAGGCGGCCCGCGACAAGCGCGCCGTGCGCAGCGCCGAGGACGCCGCCGCCGCCAAGGCGCGGCTCGAGGGCGCCGAGATCACCGTCGCGGCCCGCGCCGGCTCCGGCGGCCGCCTCTTCGGCGCCGTCACCCCGGCCGAGATCGCCGAGGCGATCGCCGCCAGCGGTGGCCCGTCGGTCGACAAGCGCCGGATCGAGGTCCGTACCCCGATCCGCAACGTCGGTGACCACGCCGTCCACGTGCGCCTGCACGAGGACCTCGCCGCCGACGTCACCGTCAGCGTCGTCGCCTCCGCCTGA
- a CDS encoding single-stranded DNA-binding protein — protein sequence MAGETPITVVGNLTADPELRFTPSGAAVANFTVASTPRQFDRQTNDWKDGETLFMRCSVWREAAEHVSESLHRGDRVLATGRLVSRSWQTPEGENRTVMEMQVDEVGPSMRYATAQVTKAQRGQGGSGGGWQGGGQQGGQGGQQGGQGGYSGGNAGGQQGGSGNQQAPANDPWATGGASSTGGGSGNSGGGSGWGGAPSYDEPPF from the coding sequence ATGGCCGGAGAGACTCCGATCACCGTCGTCGGCAACCTGACCGCCGACCCCGAGCTGCGCTTCACCCCCAGCGGTGCGGCCGTCGCCAACTTCACCGTGGCGTCCACCCCGCGGCAGTTCGACCGGCAGACCAACGACTGGAAGGACGGCGAGACGCTCTTCATGCGCTGCTCGGTGTGGCGCGAGGCCGCCGAGCACGTCTCGGAGTCGCTGCACCGCGGCGACCGCGTCCTCGCCACCGGCCGGCTGGTCTCCCGCTCCTGGCAGACGCCGGAGGGCGAGAACCGCACCGTCATGGAGATGCAGGTCGACGAGGTCGGCCCGTCCATGCGGTATGCCACCGCCCAGGTCACCAAGGCCCAGCGCGGCCAGGGTGGCTCCGGCGGCGGCTGGCAGGGCGGTGGCCAGCAGGGCGGCCAGGGCGGTCAGCAGGGTGGCCAGGGTGGCTACTCCGGCGGCAACGCCGGTGGCCAGCAGGGTGGCTCCGGCAACCAGCAGGCCCCGGCCAACGACCCGTGGGCGACCGGCGGTGCCAGCAGCACCGGCGGCGGCTCCGGCAACTCCGGTGGGGGCTCGGGCTGGGGCGGCGCGCCGTCCTACGACGAGCCGCCGTTCTGA
- a CDS encoding glycine betaine ABC transporter substrate-binding protein, with amino-acid sequence MAAHRGGRGRRGRTVGAAAAALAALGLTGCGLGTGGGFVPSGELAGPLADVQPLDDAEIAVGSKNFSEQLLVGKMAVILFKSAGAQVQDYTNIPGSSSTRQALLGDELDMVWEYTGTAWIAYLGETDPIPDEQEQWQAVKDADAEFGLTWLPPAPMNNTYGFAMTQESAEELGITKLSEIQDIPEEERTFCVESEFNNRNDGFDPMLETYDIPRGDGVPEDNVRLYDTGAIYAATAQGDCTFGEVFTTDGRIQALDLVVLEDDRDFFPAYNLAPVVQEDVLEQYPQIEQLFAPVSEALTDDVLLELNARIDVDGQEPGQVAFDWLVDEGFITDPQEAQALAPGD; translated from the coding sequence ATGGCTGCGCACCGGGGCGGACGAGGTAGGCGCGGGCGCACCGTCGGCGCGGCCGCCGCGGCGCTGGCGGCGCTCGGGCTGACCGGGTGCGGGCTGGGCACCGGGGGTGGCTTCGTGCCCAGCGGCGAGCTGGCCGGGCCGCTGGCGGACGTGCAGCCGCTCGACGACGCCGAGATCGCCGTCGGCAGCAAGAACTTCTCCGAGCAGCTGCTCGTCGGCAAGATGGCCGTCATCCTCTTCAAGTCGGCCGGGGCGCAGGTCCAGGACTACACCAACATCCCCGGCTCCTCGAGCACCCGGCAGGCGCTGCTCGGCGACGAGCTGGACATGGTGTGGGAGTACACCGGGACCGCCTGGATCGCCTACCTCGGCGAGACCGACCCCATACCCGACGAGCAGGAGCAGTGGCAGGCGGTCAAGGACGCCGACGCCGAGTTCGGCCTCACCTGGCTGCCGCCCGCGCCGATGAACAACACCTACGGCTTCGCGATGACGCAGGAGAGCGCCGAGGAACTCGGGATCACGAAACTCTCCGAGATCCAGGACATCCCCGAGGAGGAGCGCACGTTCTGCGTGGAGTCGGAGTTCAACAACCGCAACGACGGCTTCGACCCCATGCTGGAGACCTACGACATCCCCCGCGGCGACGGGGTCCCGGAGGACAACGTCCGGCTCTACGACACCGGCGCCATCTACGCCGCCACCGCCCAGGGCGACTGCACCTTCGGCGAGGTCTTCACCACCGACGGCCGGATCCAGGCCCTCGACCTCGTCGTGCTGGAGGACGACCGCGACTTCTTCCCGGCATACAACCTCGCGCCGGTGGTCCAGGAGGACGTGCTCGAGCAGTACCCGCAGATCGAGCAGCTCTTCGCCCCGGTCAGCGAGGCGCTGACCGACGACGTGCTGCTCGAGCTCAACGCCCGGATCGACGTCGACGGCCAGGAGCCCGGGCAGGTCGCCTTCGACTGGCTCGTGGACGAGGGCTTCATCACCGACCCTCAGGAGGCCCAGGCCCTCGCTCCCGGCGACTGA
- a CDS encoding ABC transporter ATP-binding protein — translation MTQSTSSRSTGRDDAVSGVEIVFDDIVKTYAGTSGPAVDHLSLTIPAGEIVMFVGPSGCGKTTSLKMINRLHEPTSGTITIDGEDIRQKNADELRRHVGYVIQGGSLFPHMTVKQNIALVPGLLGWDKERTAKRVDELLDLVGLKPDRYRDRFPRELSGGQQQRVGVARGLAADPPVILMDEPFGAVDPITRQRLQDELLSIQEALRKTIVCVTHDIDEAVKLGDRILILTEGAKIAQYDTPENVLAAPANTFVEDFVGAGSALKALSLSRVAEVELFPQTSVKVGESVADAKERASRAGHTSVVVLDEQERPIDWLWLRALQGETVREPDEDRDLLTISQQATLNDALDSMLVSTHDGVPVTGAQDRYAGVATFSAVTSLITSKNQQAQGSSGDAIAQAPDDADLEEATAGASAGSGAPDGEDG, via the coding sequence ATGACCCAGTCCACCAGCTCCAGGTCCACCGGGCGCGACGACGCCGTCAGCGGGGTCGAGATCGTCTTCGACGACATCGTCAAGACGTATGCCGGCACCTCCGGTCCCGCCGTCGACCACCTCTCCCTGACGATCCCCGCCGGCGAGATCGTCATGTTCGTCGGCCCCTCCGGCTGCGGCAAGACCACCTCGCTCAAGATGATCAACCGGCTGCACGAGCCGACGTCGGGCACCATCACCATCGACGGCGAGGACATCCGGCAGAAGAACGCCGACGAGCTGCGGCGCCACGTCGGCTACGTCATCCAGGGCGGCTCGCTCTTCCCGCACATGACGGTCAAGCAGAACATCGCGCTCGTGCCCGGGCTGCTCGGCTGGGACAAGGAGCGGACCGCCAAGCGCGTCGACGAGCTGCTCGACCTCGTCGGGCTGAAGCCGGACCGCTACCGCGACCGCTTCCCCCGCGAGCTCTCCGGCGGCCAGCAGCAGCGCGTGGGCGTGGCCCGCGGGCTCGCGGCCGACCCCCCGGTCATCCTCATGGACGAGCCCTTCGGTGCGGTGGACCCGATCACCCGGCAGCGGCTGCAGGACGAGCTGCTCTCCATCCAGGAGGCGCTGCGCAAGACGATCGTCTGCGTCACCCACGACATCGACGAGGCGGTCAAGCTCGGCGACCGGATCCTCATCCTCACCGAGGGCGCCAAGATCGCGCAGTACGACACCCCCGAGAACGTCCTCGCCGCCCCCGCCAACACCTTCGTCGAGGACTTCGTCGGGGCCGGCTCCGCGCTGAAGGCGCTCAGCCTGTCCCGCGTGGCCGAGGTGGAGCTCTTCCCCCAGACCAGCGTGAAGGTCGGTGAGTCGGTCGCGGACGCGAAGGAGCGGGCGAGCCGCGCCGGGCATACCTCGGTCGTCGTCCTGGACGAGCAGGAGCGGCCCATCGACTGGCTGTGGCTCCGCGCGCTGCAGGGCGAGACCGTGCGCGAGCCGGACGAGGACCGGGACCTGCTCACGATCAGTCAGCAGGCGACCCTCAACGACGCCCTCGACTCGATGCTCGTCTCCACCCACGACGGGGTGCCCGTCACCGGCGCCCAGGACCGGTATGCGGGCGTCGCGACCTTCTCCGCCGTCACCTCGCTCATCACGAGCAAGAACCAGCAGGCCCAGGGCAGCAGCGGGGACGCCATCGCCCAGGCGCCCGACGACGCCGACCTCGAGGAGGCCACCGCTGGGGCCTCCGCGGGGTCCGGGGCCCCCGACGGCGAGGACGGCTGA
- a CDS encoding acyltransferase family protein translates to MTAGTAPAPPVAGSPAHGHDRSALRGDIEGLRAVAVLMVLAYHVGIPGAGGGFAGVDVFFVISGYLITGQLVREAQREGRVSLPRFYARRARRLLPAASLVLVVTTLAGWLLLPRGRHADLGTEVVAATGYVVNWLLAWREVDYLAEDQDPSLVQHYWSLSVEEQFYVLWPLLIIGVLWLVRRHRLRLVPLLTLVLSAVVLTSATWSVLRTASSPGEAYFATTTRVWQLGVGALLVLLTPPLQRVPAAARTALAAAGLLGIGLTVLTVDASTPWPGSAAALPTLATAAVIAAGIPPEGTRIGRVLGVAPLRFVGALSYGLYLWHWPLLRLLAERVPDAGLALRLAVAALAVLLSWLTLRLVEDPVRFHPVLLRSPRAALLGAAAAMATSAGLAGALVLSAPTLERTQTPAPTAAPGTGVGAQALVNPQTRGTPELVPVEERALAAVTGGVTDLVPDPAVADEDISLAYRAGCQVSTSGTDLPDAGSCTFGDPDGTVDVAVVGDSKMEQWSSALHAIGAREGWRVRFYTKSACGFVAQGRSAECHDYNTVLSQYLGEEEHAPDLVLTSLGQGYPAELANSMVDLLGPATARGAEVVLLADTPLPRPRGEAEGVSSFECLDRHREDATPCWSPADPASGTRLLTEVSERLDAPLVELLPWICPDPQGLGGCAPTVGGVVVNRQGSHLTATYVRSLTPVLHHELGRLGVTDTPPQDVVWNLPQDPDV, encoded by the coding sequence GTGACGGCGGGGACCGCTCCGGCGCCACCCGTGGCGGGGAGCCCGGCGCACGGCCACGACCGGTCCGCGCTGCGCGGGGACATCGAGGGCCTGCGCGCGGTCGCGGTGCTCATGGTGCTCGCCTACCACGTGGGGATCCCCGGTGCCGGTGGCGGGTTCGCCGGCGTGGACGTCTTCTTCGTCATCTCGGGCTACCTCATCACCGGCCAGCTGGTCCGCGAGGCGCAGCGCGAGGGCCGGGTGTCGCTGCCGCGGTTCTACGCGCGGCGGGCGCGACGCCTGCTCCCGGCCGCCTCGCTCGTGCTCGTCGTCACCACGCTGGCCGGGTGGCTCCTGCTCCCCCGGGGGCGGCACGCCGACCTCGGCACCGAGGTGGTCGCGGCGACCGGGTATGTCGTCAACTGGCTGCTCGCGTGGCGCGAGGTCGACTACCTCGCCGAGGACCAGGACCCCTCCCTGGTGCAGCACTACTGGTCGCTGTCGGTGGAGGAGCAGTTCTACGTCCTGTGGCCGCTGCTCATCATCGGGGTGCTCTGGCTCGTGCGGCGACACCGGCTGCGGCTGGTGCCCCTGCTCACCCTCGTCCTGTCCGCGGTCGTCCTCACCAGCGCCACGTGGTCGGTGCTGCGGACCGCCTCCTCGCCCGGCGAGGCCTACTTCGCCACCACGACCCGGGTGTGGCAGCTCGGCGTCGGCGCCCTGCTCGTGCTCCTCACCCCACCGCTGCAGCGGGTGCCCGCGGCGGCACGCACCGCCCTGGCGGCCGCCGGCCTGCTCGGCATCGGCCTCACCGTGCTGACCGTCGACGCCTCGACCCCGTGGCCCGGCAGCGCCGCCGCGCTCCCGACCCTGGCGACCGCCGCCGTCATCGCCGCGGGCATACCTCCCGAGGGCACGAGGATCGGCCGCGTGCTCGGGGTGGCGCCGCTGCGCTTCGTCGGTGCGCTGTCCTACGGGCTCTACCTCTGGCACTGGCCGCTGCTGCGGCTGCTGGCCGAGCGGGTGCCGGACGCCGGCCTCGCGCTCCGGCTCGCCGTCGCGGCCCTCGCCGTGCTGCTGTCCTGGCTGACGCTGCGCCTGGTGGAGGACCCGGTGCGCTTCCACCCCGTCCTCCTCCGGTCCCCGCGGGCGGCGCTGCTCGGGGCGGCGGCGGCCATGGCCACCTCGGCGGGGCTGGCGGGCGCCCTCGTCCTCAGCGCGCCCACGCTAGAGCGGACGCAGACCCCGGCGCCGACGGCCGCGCCGGGGACCGGCGTCGGCGCCCAGGCGCTGGTCAACCCGCAGACCCGCGGCACCCCCGAGCTCGTCCCGGTCGAGGAGAGAGCCCTTGCCGCCGTGACCGGCGGCGTGACGGATCTGGTCCCGGACCCGGCGGTCGCCGACGAGGACATCTCGCTGGCCTACCGGGCGGGCTGCCAGGTCAGCACGAGCGGCACCGACCTGCCCGACGCGGGGTCCTGCACCTTCGGCGACCCCGACGGCACGGTCGACGTGGCCGTCGTCGGCGACTCGAAGATGGAGCAGTGGAGCTCGGCGCTCCACGCCATCGGGGCGCGGGAGGGGTGGCGGGTCCGCTTCTACACGAAGTCGGCGTGCGGCTTCGTCGCGCAGGGCCGCTCGGCGGAGTGCCACGACTACAACACCGTGCTCTCGCAGTACCTCGGCGAGGAGGAGCACGCCCCGGATCTCGTGCTCACCTCGCTGGGGCAGGGCTATCCCGCGGAGCTGGCCAACTCGATGGTGGACCTGCTGGGGCCGGCGACGGCGCGCGGCGCCGAGGTGGTGCTGCTGGCCGACACCCCGCTGCCACGACCGCGCGGGGAGGCCGAGGGGGTGAGCAGCTTCGAGTGCCTCGACCGCCACCGGGAGGACGCGACGCCGTGCTGGAGCCCCGCCGACCCGGCGTCCGGCACCCGGCTGCTCACCGAGGTCTCCGAGCGCCTGGACGCCCCGCTCGTCGAGCTGCTGCCGTGGATCTGCCCCGACCCGCAGGGGCTGGGCGGGTGCGCGCCGACCGTCGGCGGGGTCGTGGTCAACCGGCAGGGCAGTCACCTCACCGCGACCTACGTCCGCTCGCTCACCCCGGTGCTGCACCACGAGCTGGGCAGGCTCGGCGTGACGGACACCCCGCCGCAGGACGTCGTCTGGAACCTCCCGCAGGACCCCGACGTCTGA
- a CDS encoding nucleotide sugar dehydrogenase — MKIAIAGTGYVGLSLAVVLAQHHEVYALDIDAAKVEQINARRSPIHDPEISDYLATRELDLRATTDPEEAYAGAQWVVVATPTDYDTVTNFFDTRSVEAVVADVRRINPDAAIVIKSTIPVGYTEGLREQHPGATILFSPEFLREGRALHDNLHPSRIIVGDTTARGQEFADLLLEGSLHDDVPVLLTGSTEAEAIKLFANTYLAMRVAYFNELDTYAVTRQLDTRQIIEGVGLDPRIGSHYNNPSFGYGGYCLPKDTRQLLANYGTVPQTLITAVVDANTTRMDFIAADILDRHPHRVGIYRLIMKAGSDNFRASSVQGVMSRLQARGVEIVIYEPSFEGETFQGCRVLRDLPAFTDTADIIIANRLDEHSDEFGDKLYTRDLYGRD, encoded by the coding sequence ATGAAGATCGCGATCGCCGGCACCGGCTACGTGGGCCTCTCGCTGGCCGTCGTCCTGGCCCAGCACCACGAGGTCTACGCCCTGGACATCGACGCCGCCAAGGTGGAGCAGATCAACGCGCGCCGCAGCCCGATCCACGACCCCGAGATCAGCGACTACCTGGCCACGCGCGAGCTCGACCTGCGGGCGACGACCGACCCCGAGGAGGCCTACGCCGGCGCGCAGTGGGTGGTCGTGGCCACGCCGACGGACTACGACACCGTCACCAACTTCTTCGACACGCGCAGCGTCGAGGCGGTCGTCGCGGACGTGCGCCGGATCAACCCCGACGCCGCGATCGTCATCAAGTCCACGATCCCGGTCGGCTACACCGAGGGGCTGCGCGAGCAGCACCCCGGGGCGACCATCCTCTTCAGCCCGGAGTTCCTGCGCGAGGGCCGCGCGCTGCACGACAACCTGCACCCCTCCCGGATCATCGTCGGCGACACGACCGCGCGCGGCCAGGAGTTCGCCGACCTGCTCCTCGAGGGCTCCCTGCACGACGACGTGCCGGTGCTGCTCACCGGCTCGACCGAGGCCGAGGCGATCAAGCTCTTCGCCAACACCTACCTCGCGATGCGGGTCGCCTACTTCAACGAGCTCGACACGTATGCCGTCACCCGCCAGCTCGACACCCGCCAGATCATCGAGGGAGTCGGCCTCGACCCGCGCATCGGGTCGCACTACAACAACCCCAGCTTCGGCTACGGCGGCTACTGCCTGCCCAAGGACACCCGGCAGCTGCTGGCCAACTACGGCACCGTGCCGCAGACCCTCATCACCGCGGTCGTGGACGCCAACACGACCCGGATGGACTTCATCGCCGCCGACATCCTGGACCGGCACCCCCACCGGGTGGGCATCTACCGGCTCATCATGAAGGCCGGCTCGGACAACTTCCGCGCCTCCAGCGTCCAGGGCGTCATGTCGCGGCTGCAGGCCCGCGGCGTCGAGATCGTCATCTACGAGCCCAGCTTCGAGGGCGAGACCTTCCAGGGCTGCCGCGTGCTGCGCGACCTCCCGGCCTTCACCGACACCGCCGACATCATCATCGCCAACCGGCTGGACGAGCACAGCGACGAGTTCGGGGACAAGCTCTACACCCGCGACCTCTACGGTCGCGACTGA
- a CDS encoding acyltransferase family protein has product MPTPPPRSASARDRRRDIEGLRAVAVLAVLLYHLRVPGVSGGFAGVDVFFVISGFLITGLLLREVERTGRVSQRDFYARRARRLLPAALVVVAATFAASWLVLSPTTRPDLVADVLGSTFYVVNWVLAARSVDYLAEGSGVSPLQHYWSLAVEEQFYLLWPLLVLLGLVLAARSRYAPRTALLALLATLTAASFVWSVVATAQSPATAYFVTPTRLWELGAGALLAFAVPALRGWPAAAAHVTALVGIGLVVVTVVAVDTSTPWPGSAALLPVLGSVLVIAAGSTGHPTVVSRALGLAPMVVVGGLSYSIYLVHWPLLVLLEEQRGALGPLGLALVGLGTVAIAALLRVLVEDPVRFSTGLSARPGRSLLAAGTAMAVVAGAAGLAWATRPTLGETTTAGPAALVADPWDWRWELVEDPRSAYDTEGPLQPDPSLAREDVPSYYEDGCQVRDGVDVPDPGCVYGERDADTVVALWGDSKLGQYASALDEIARRESWRLDYYLKSACSPTVSGAAAEDCNAFGRATVEQLLDDPPHLVIIGSGGFEEPEQEGMVEGARTLTDAGIDVVVVDDNPHPGHAAYECAAEHPSDLLTCEQPPQSVDGRPFLELVHEETGAPVIDLNPWICPEEDTCPVALGGQLVYRQGSHLTDTYARSLTPFLYRGLSELGFTEASVRDIAIGDVPARPEGDR; this is encoded by the coding sequence ATGCCGACACCGCCTCCCCGGTCCGCGTCGGCTCGGGACCGCCGGCGTGACATCGAGGGCCTCCGGGCGGTCGCCGTCCTCGCCGTCCTGCTCTACCACCTGCGGGTCCCCGGCGTGAGCGGCGGCTTTGCGGGCGTGGACGTCTTCTTCGTCATCTCCGGCTTCCTCATCACCGGCCTGCTGCTGCGCGAGGTGGAGCGCACCGGCCGGGTCTCCCAGCGCGACTTCTACGCGCGCCGCGCCCGGCGGCTGCTCCCGGCCGCCCTCGTGGTCGTCGCCGCGACCTTCGCGGCCTCCTGGCTGGTGCTCTCGCCCACCACGCGCCCGGACCTCGTCGCGGACGTGCTCGGCTCCACCTTCTACGTCGTCAACTGGGTGCTGGCCGCCCGCTCGGTGGACTACCTCGCCGAGGGCTCCGGCGTCTCCCCGCTGCAGCACTACTGGTCGCTCGCGGTGGAGGAGCAGTTCTACCTGCTGTGGCCGTTGCTCGTCCTGCTGGGGCTGGTCCTGGCGGCCCGGTCGCGGTATGCCCCGCGCACCGCCCTGCTCGCCCTGCTGGCCACGCTCACCGCGGCCTCCTTCGTGTGGTCCGTGGTGGCGACGGCGCAGAGCCCGGCGACGGCATACTTCGTCACCCCGACGCGGCTCTGGGAGCTCGGCGCCGGCGCGCTGCTCGCCTTCGCCGTCCCGGCCCTGCGGGGCTGGCCGGCGGCCGCCGCCCACGTGACGGCGCTGGTGGGGATCGGGCTGGTGGTGGTGACCGTCGTCGCGGTGGACACCTCGACGCCGTGGCCCGGCTCGGCCGCCCTGCTCCCCGTCCTCGGCAGCGTGCTGGTCATCGCCGCCGGCTCGACCGGCCACCCCACCGTCGTGTCGCGGGCGCTGGGGCTGGCACCGATGGTGGTCGTCGGCGGCTTGTCCTACAGCATCTACCTCGTCCACTGGCCGCTGCTCGTGCTCCTCGAGGAGCAGCGGGGGGCGCTCGGCCCGCTGGGCCTGGCCCTCGTCGGCCTCGGCACGGTCGCCATCGCCGCCCTCCTGCGGGTGCTCGTCGAGGACCCCGTCCGGTTCAGCACCGGCCTGTCCGCCCGGCCCGGCCGCTCCCTGCTCGCGGCGGGGACCGCCATGGCGGTGGTGGCCGGGGCCGCCGGCCTCGCCTGGGCCACCCGGCCCACCCTGGGCGAGACCACCACGGCCGGCCCCGCGGCCCTGGTCGCGGACCCGTGGGACTGGCGGTGGGAGCTGGTCGAGGACCCGCGCTCCGCCTACGACACCGAGGGCCCGTTGCAGCCCGACCCCTCGCTCGCCCGCGAGGACGTGCCGTCCTACTACGAGGACGGCTGCCAGGTCCGGGACGGCGTCGACGTGCCGGACCCCGGATGCGTCTACGGCGAGCGCGACGCGGACACGGTGGTGGCCCTGTGGGGCGACTCCAAGCTCGGGCAGTATGCCTCCGCGCTCGACGAGATCGCCCGCCGCGAGTCGTGGCGGCTCGACTACTACCTCAAGAGCGCCTGCTCGCCCACCGTCTCCGGGGCGGCGGCCGAGGACTGCAACGCCTTCGGCCGCGCGACCGTCGAGCAGCTGCTCGACGACCCCCCGCACCTGGTGATCATCGGCTCGGGCGGCTTCGAGGAGCCGGAGCAGGAGGGCATGGTCGAGGGGGCGCGCACGCTGACCGACGCCGGGATCGACGTCGTCGTCGTCGACGACAACCCCCACCCCGGCCACGCGGCCTACGAGTGCGCAGCGGAGCACCCGAGCGACCTCCTGACGTGCGAGCAGCCGCCCCAGAGCGTCGACGGACGCCCCTTCCTCGAGCTCGTCCACGAGGAGACCGGCGCACCGGTCATCGACCTCAACCCGTGGATCTGCCCGGAGGAGGACACCTGCCCCGTCGCCCTCGGCGGTCAGCTGGTCTACCGCCAGGGCAGCCATCTCACCGACACCTACGCCCGCTCGCTCACCCCGTTCCTCTACCGCGGGCTGAGCGAGCTCGGGTTCACCGAGGCATCCGTCCGGGACATCGCGATCGGCGACGTGCCCGCGCGTCCGGAGGGCGACCGGTGA
- the rpsR gene encoding 30S ribosomal protein S18, whose product MAKPVMRKPKKKANPLKSAKIEAIDYKDTALLRKFISDRGKIRARRVTGVSVQEQRRIAGAVKNAREMALLPYSSSAR is encoded by the coding sequence ATGGCCAAGCCCGTCATGCGTAAGCCGAAGAAGAAGGCGAACCCGCTGAAGTCCGCCAAGATCGAGGCGATCGACTACAAGGACACCGCGCTGCTGCGCAAGTTCATCTCCGACCGCGGCAAGATCCGCGCCCGTCGGGTGACCGGCGTCTCCGTGCAGGAGCAGCGCCGGATCGCCGGTGCCGTCAAGAACGCCCGCGAGATGGCGCTGCTGCCCTACAGCAGCTCCGCCCGCTGA
- the rpsF gene encoding 30S ribosomal protein S6 — MRQYELMIILDPETDERNLQPTLEKMLGVVTKDGGSIEEIDVMGRRRLAYEIKKQAEGIYAVVNLTAEPATAQELDRQLGLNESVLRTKLLRRDA, encoded by the coding sequence ATGCGTCAGTACGAACTCATGATCATCCTCGACCCCGAGACCGACGAGCGCAATCTCCAGCCCACGCTGGAGAAGATGCTCGGCGTCGTCACCAAGGACGGTGGCTCGATCGAGGAGATCGACGTCATGGGCCGTCGCCGGCTGGCCTACGAGATCAAGAAGCAGGCCGAGGGCATCTACGCGGTGGTCAACCTCACCGCCGAGCCCGCCACCGCCCAGGAGCTGGACCGCCAGCTGGGCCTCAACGAGTCCGTCCTGCGGACCAAGCTGCTGCGCCGCGACGCCTGA
- a CDS encoding ABC transporter permease, with the protein MSTDTATASSTKRARLSREDLGLLLGLPILCTVVLVAWAIWRATADLDDIEQRALAWGNILTLTGEHLLLTVVGALVVVVTAIPIGIALTRPGMKRFATPVIGVANAGQAAPVIGVIVLFAMWLSFGFWTAILALSLYSFLPVLRNTIVGLQSVDPTLVEAARGMGMSNATVLRRVELPLAMPVIMTGVRTALVLLVGTAAFGTFISAGGLGALIVVGITLFRSPILISGGLLMAVLALLVDWAGRVLEFLATPKGMS; encoded by the coding sequence ATGTCGACCGACACGGCCACGGCCTCCTCCACGAAACGGGCCCGACTGTCCCGGGAGGATCTCGGGCTGCTCCTGGGTCTACCGATCCTGTGCACCGTCGTGCTCGTCGCGTGGGCGATCTGGCGCGCGACCGCCGATCTCGACGACATCGAGCAGCGCGCGCTGGCCTGGGGCAACATCCTCACCCTCACCGGGGAGCACCTGCTGCTGACAGTCGTGGGCGCGCTCGTCGTCGTCGTCACCGCCATCCCCATCGGCATCGCGCTGACCCGGCCCGGCATGAAGCGCTTCGCCACCCCCGTCATCGGCGTCGCCAACGCCGGGCAGGCCGCCCCGGTCATCGGTGTCATCGTGCTCTTCGCGATGTGGCTCTCGTTCGGCTTCTGGACGGCGATCCTGGCGCTGTCGCTCTACTCCTTCCTGCCGGTCCTGCGCAACACCATCGTCGGGCTGCAGTCGGTCGACCCGACCCTGGTCGAGGCGGCCCGCGGCATGGGGATGTCCAACGCGACGGTGCTGCGGCGGGTGGAGCTGCCGCTGGCGATGCCGGTCATCATGACCGGCGTCCGGACCGCGCTGGTCCTGCTGGTCGGCACCGCGGCCTTCGGCACCTTCATCAGCGCCGGTGGTCTCGGGGCGCTCATCGTCGTCGGGATCACGCTCTTCCGCAGCCCCATCCTCATCAGCGGGGGCCTGCTCATGGCCGTGCTCGCGCTGCTCGTGGACTGGGCAGGGCGGGTGCTGGAGTTCCTCGCGACACCGAAGGGGATGTCGTGA